The following are from one region of the Sulfurimicrobium lacus genome:
- the pncB gene encoding nicotinate phosphoribosyltransferase, whose translation MDPIIQSLLDTDLYKFTMLQAVLHKHPEAEGTYEFKCRNATAMPLASIADEVNRQVDALCTLTFQPAELDYLRSLRFIKPSFVDFLEDFRLKRRHVSIAANDAGGLDIRVKGPLVHVMLFEIYLLAIVNEVYFSSFDSAPLLAEGRRRLDAKIALLRDTGASMGERRFPFEFFDFGTRRRYGRDWQREVVSRLAEEAPQFFKGTSNVRLAMDLGLPPIGTMAHEYLQLHQALGYRLRDFQKMALENWVQEYRGDLGIALTDVVGMDAFLADFDLYFAKLFDGLRHDSGDPVAWADKAIARYRKLGIDPGTKRLVFSDGLTLPAALGLHARFGDEARLGFGIGTNLSNDMGVAALNIVIKLVEANGQPVAKLSDSPGKTMCRDRAFLTYLAQVFGVKYFEETSS comes from the coding sequence ATGGACCCCATCATCCAATCCCTGCTGGACACCGACCTTTACAAGTTCACCATGCTGCAGGCCGTGTTGCACAAGCACCCGGAGGCGGAGGGGACATACGAATTCAAGTGCAGGAATGCGACAGCCATGCCCCTGGCCAGCATCGCCGACGAGGTGAACCGCCAGGTCGACGCGCTCTGCACGCTGACGTTCCAGCCGGCCGAGCTGGACTATCTGCGCAGCCTGCGCTTCATCAAGCCCAGCTTCGTGGACTTCCTCGAGGATTTCCGCCTCAAGCGGCGCCATGTCTCGATCGCGGCGAACGACGCCGGCGGCCTGGATATCCGCGTCAAGGGGCCGCTGGTGCATGTCATGCTGTTCGAGATCTACCTGCTGGCCATCGTCAACGAGGTCTATTTCAGCAGCTTCGACAGCGCGCCCTTGCTTGCCGAGGGCCGGCGCCGCCTCGACGCGAAGATCGCCCTGCTGCGCGATACTGGGGCCAGCATGGGCGAGCGCCGCTTTCCCTTCGAGTTTTTCGACTTCGGCACGCGCCGGCGCTATGGGCGGGACTGGCAGCGCGAGGTGGTGAGCCGTTTGGCGGAGGAAGCGCCGCAGTTCTTCAAGGGAACCAGCAACGTGAGGCTGGCGATGGACCTCGGCCTGCCGCCGATCGGCACCATGGCGCACGAGTACCTGCAACTGCACCAGGCGCTGGGCTACCGGTTGCGCGATTTCCAGAAGATGGCGCTGGAGAACTGGGTGCAGGAATACCGCGGCGACCTGGGCATCGCGCTGACCGACGTGGTGGGCATGGACGCGTTCCTGGCGGATTTCGACCTGTACTTCGCCAAGCTGTTCGACGGCCTGCGCCACGATTCCGGCGATCCGGTAGCATGGGCCGACAAGGCAATCGCCCGCTACCGCAAGCTGGGCATCGACCCCGGCACCAAGCGCCTGGTGTTTTCCGACGGGCTGACGCTGCCGGCGGCACTGGGGCTACATGCCCGCTTCGGCGATGAAGCCCGCCTCGGTTTCGGCATCGGCACCAACCTGAGCAACGACATGGGGGTGGCGGCGCTCAACATCGTGATCAAGCTGGTCGAGGCCAACGGCCAGCCGGTGGCCAAGCTGTCCGACAGCCCGGGCAAGACGATGTGCCGCGACCGGGCTTTTCTGACCTACCTGGCGCAGGTTTTCGGCGTGAAATATTTCGAGGAGACATCGTCATGA